The following proteins are encoded in a genomic region of Bufo bufo chromosome 11, aBufBuf1.1, whole genome shotgun sequence:
- the LOC120981488 gene encoding olfactory receptor 8H1-like yields the protein MGPDNHTKNEDFILIGLSSDPKTKIALFALFSLVYTTSITGNMIMIITTQLVKELHTPMYRFICNLSILDITFTSVTVPKMLIGLLLDHNYISYVGCFAQLYFFHFLGSSECFLLSIMGYDRYVAICHPLHYSQIIDKKTCIQLASGCWITGFLYSLVHTILTSTLSFCASKEVNHFLCDMPPLLKLSCTDTKTNVIVILGLGGLAAGASCLLTIISYCYIISTILQIHSTEGRHKAFSTCASHLMVVLLFYGTIIVMYLRPQSSYSMEHDKMLSVFYNVITPMLNPMIYSMRNKEVKRALRKLCTRRKH from the coding sequence ATGGGACCAGATAACCACACTAAAAATGAAGACTTCATTTTAATTGGACTATCTAGTGACCCTAAAACAAAGATTGCATTGTTTGCACTATTCTCTCTAGTTTACACTACTTCAATAACGGGAAATATGATAATGATCATAACCACCCAACTCGTTAAAGAGCTTCATACCCCAATGTACAGATTCATATGCAACTTATCTATCTTAGATATTACATTTACATCTGTGACTGTTCCAAAAATGTTGATTGGACTGCTCTTAGACCATAACTACATATCTTATGTTGGGTGTTTTGCTCAGCTCTATTTCTTTCACTTTTTGGGAAGTTCTGAATGCTTTCTATTAAGTATAATGGGTTATGATCGCTATGTGGCTATTTGTCACCCCTTACATTACTCTCAAATCATTGACAAGAAAACCTGCATCCAATTGGCCTCAGGTTGTTGGATAACTGGGTTTCTTTACTCACTTGTTCATACAATACTTACTTCGACTTTATCGTTTTGTGCTTCCAAGGAAGTAAACCACTTCTTATGTGACATGCCACCCCTACTCAAACTGTCGTGTACAGATACAAAAACCAATGTCATTGTTATCTTGGGTCTAGGTGGTCTTGCCGCTGGTGCATCATGTTTATTGACCATAATATCTTATTGTTATATCATTTCTACAATTCTGCAAATCCATTCTACAGAAGGCAGACACAAAGCCTTTTCGACCTGTGCATCCCACCTTATGGTTGTGTTACTTTTTTATGGCACCATCATCGTTATGTATTTAAGGCCTCAATCGAGTTATTCTATGGAACATGATAAAATGCTCTCTGTGTTTTATAATGTAATCACTCCAATGTTAAACCCTATGATATATAGCATGAGAAACAAAGAAGTCAAGCGTGCACTTAGAAAACTTTGTACAAGAAGGAAACATTAA